The sequence below is a genomic window from Anopheles cruzii chromosome 3, idAnoCruzAS_RS32_06, whole genome shotgun sequence.
GGCTTCTAACATATATCTCCGTTTGTTCAATTACCTGCTGCAGCTGTTCGAATACAGAACCCCACTTCGGGTAAGGAAACTTCCCGGTGGCTACTTCCATCAACGTAATTCCCAGCGACCAGACATCGCTCCGCACGTCGTACCCCTTGGCTCGCTGGGGATCAATGCGCTCCGGCTGAAGTGTGCAAAATAGATAATGTTACAAATTTTTAGTCGAACCGTTAATTATACACCGAGTCGTTCGGGCACCCTTACCGCCATGTAAGGCCGACAGCCTGCATCTTTTGTTCGTGCAATCGAGTCCACCAGCTGACCGGAAATTCCAAAATCGCACAACTTAATATCTCCATTGCGCTTCAACAGTATATTGCTCGGCTTCACGTCCCGATGGATGATGTTTAGCTTTTCCTTCAGATAATTTAGCGCCCGCACCGTCGCCAGTGTAATCTGCGCTAGGATGGGCTCCGGAATACGATTTTGCTGACACTCACAGATAAACTTGTAAAACTTGTCCAGCGACGTGTCCATGAGCTCCATGCAGATCCAACAGTCACCCTCCTTGAAGAGTGCCCCGTAGAACGTGACGATCGTGTTGCAACCGTTTGATTTCATCACGACATCCAGATCCATCAGCAGCTGCTTTTGTTCCTTTTCGTCGACCGTCGATCGGATGCGCTTGACCGCCATCACCGTGCCGGTGTGCGTAAAGTTCATCCGGTTGACTGCTCCAAACGCACCGCGTCCGATCTCACCCTCATCGAGCAGATCGTCCGAAGTGAAATCGTACGTTTGGTTCGGGGCAATCTGTAACTTGCCGGCGGCAGCCTGCATTCGAATCCGTTCCCTCGTCCGATCGCTCACGGAAGTTGTCACATTCTGGCCTAGGAAGGTAAGCCGTTTCGCTGGTTTCTTCCGATCCGCATTAAGATCCAACGGGAGTGGCATGAAGGGGCGTCCTGAGGATGGTGTGGTTGCTATAGAAACAACGCAACGGAAATAAGCGAAAATCGATCATAAGTAAACGAAGTCGATCGTTCGATTCAAGTTACCAAAATGACTACCATTACCTGGAGATGACTCGGGCGTCTGTTCGTCGCACATTAGTCTGACCTCTGTCCGATTGTAGTCACGAATACGTtaaaggaatcgtttatttcCTTTGCAATCCTTTACTCTTGTCTCGTGAATAAAACCGTGgttagttaatttttttttgttgagtttCACCGGGTCTCCTGATCACAGGCGTCCACTCGCACACAATCACGGTCAAGAGGTCACGGGGAAACGAAAACTGATTGTACCGCACAGTTCCTTGCTCGTTATCGTTATCAGTGCGTTAGATCATCAATGTTTACATCGATGATACGCTGCTACCTGTGTGACCATACGACTGCCAACTCAcagtgaaaatattttgaacaTGCGGGGCATTCGCAGTGACCGAAtaaggagagagagaattaATCCTTCCGTCTTTTGTGTGTTCGCCGACAGGAAAGGGGATACGGTGGTAAATCGCAATAGGTACCGATTGGAGAGCACGAGAAAGCAAGCCCTTTCGGTCTCCGGCGAGCTTTAAGGTGAGTTGTAAGGGGATGAAGACGAAATAAAAGAAGTGGAACTCTCGAACACCCACTGGCAGGAGCAGGTTTCCGCGATCCGCTTCAGAAACCCTTCCGAATGCTCCTTCGGTTTGTGCACTGCTCACTGCTATTTCACTCCATTCACTTTCGCGGTACTATGGCCGCTCTGAGACACTGGCCTGGGAGTTTTCGGTGCTCCGCAACTTCCCGTTTTATCGAAATGAAGGGTTTTCACTGCTTTCGTGATTACATACAGTAAAAAATCGCTTTAACGCACCGCAGAATTCCCGAATGTGACGTGCGAAGAGCGaagtgtttttccttttctgtcACTTTGgtgttggctttttttttgacaGTCCTAATGAATTTCAGCCAGGGTCGGTTCGTATGCCAgcaaataaacgaaacaaaactcaaGAGACACGTTGCTAAATGCTACGGtttagttttcaaaacaatttctAATCTTTTTCCTTAATTTGCTTATCACATCGACTCTTAATTGTTAGCAAGGTTATCGTAAACAGTGCAGCTGTGCTGGATTTTCCCTGTGCTAGTCACCCTGTGTTTCTGACAAGAATGTGTTTACGTTTtggaatgtaaacaaatggtTTGTTTCTGGCGGCGCGGTAAAGTGAAAAACATCTCGATCGTCGATTGAAGAATGTGTTAAGCCATGGCGGCACTCCAAACATGTTCTGTGGCCGAGAGCCCGTTATCGTCGCTGAATCCGGAATGGAACAATGGAATGGAATCCGGAATCTGTCGAGTGTGTTTGCAAAACGCCGAAACTCGGTCTCTGTTCGACTGCGACTCCATCACGTCACAGCTACGGTACGCAGACAAAGTAATGAAATGCTCGAGTGTGATGATTTACGAGAACGACAATCTACCGGATCGAATCTGCCTGGAATGTATCGTCGAGCTTCATACGGCATATCGGTTTCGGATGAATTGTGACAGCTCCGATGCCATTCTCCAATCATACCTAACGAACAGGGAATGTGTAGAATCAGAACCTTCAACTCCTGGCAAACAGGAAGCCATCACGTGCAATGCGGATGGAACGGAAGAGATTGCGATACCGTTGGATTCTGGTGTACTGTACACTTACAAACCACCCAATGGATTAAATGTGAAGGTGATTTCGCGTCAGAAGCTCACACAAGATGCGACAGACGAACGGCTTAAAGAGGAGGCGGCGAATAGCGGTTCATTGGTGGACTCGTGGGACGGCGCAGTCGATCCGATAGTTGATCATTTAGATGAATCAGAAACGGACACTACAGACTACGGCTACGAACGATTGCTCGATTCCAGTGACATAAACATACTTAGCACAGGCGTCGGAATTCTTGTGAGTCGGTAGTGCAGCGTTCCTTCGTCGCTTTTCGTAATATAACTTTATACTTTTTCATTCTAGCAGGCGGAGCAAAACCCCGGAGCGTCACCGGCTGAAAACGATAATGAAGGTTACATGGGACAGGACTCAAACGGAATACAGGTTGAATCACCCGAACCAGTACCAGAGTCACAGAACTCCCTGCGTACGATACGATCCATACGCAAGACGAACACTCCGAATGAAGGAAAACCTACGATCGAAACCGTCATGACGCAACAAGCAGCTGACGGCAGCGGGCTGGAGACGGTCATTCGCGTGAAGCGCAACCTGTCGACCACCAAGCAGACCCACCTGTGCAAGATATGCAACACCACTTATAAATACAAGCACGCCCTGGAAACGCACCTCCGACGACACCGAGGCGATCGACCGTACAAGTGTGAGCACTGCGATAAGGCTTTCGTGGTGCCATTTGAACTGCGGCGCCatgtacgcacacacaccggccagaAGCCGTACAAGTGCCGGTTTTGTGACCGCAACTACTCGGATTTcggcagcaaaacaaagcacGAGCGAACACATACCGGAGAGCGGTAAGTGGTTCAATCGCGTTTGAGAAGATCATCGTATGATCCTCGGTTTTCTCCTTTCAAACAGACCCTACAAGTGTGAGTTTTGCCGGAAAACGTTTTCCTACTCGCACGTCCTTAGTAGCCACCTGCTCACTCATACGGGagtaaaaaaatattggtAAGCTGGCGCACGATGGCGGCTCgtgaaatggaataaaaaacaaatcctgATGTGTTTCTTTCTCCCTAATTAGTTGTACAATCTGCGGTAAGCGCTGTACGAAGTCGCACCACCTGAAAGCACACCTAAACACACACCAAAATTATGCGAATCGTAAAGAGGAAAGTGGTGTCTGGATTAGCGCACAAGACGGAATTTCTCCCAGCAGTGATGCTATGCTTGGTGGCGCGCTTCCGGATTGCAGCATtacgaaatcgaaaacaacatCTTCCGCTGTTATTTTGATGGATCCAGTTGAGCAATCGTTGGTTGAATCATATGTCGATACAACTGGGTTGGACAACTGGACTGCATCCGATGACAGCCTGTCCGATGCGCCGGTAACGGATAGTGCCCGTCGTAACTCATTGCTAGCGCACGGGGAAGCTTGCACCGATGCGAAAGAAACGGTCGCTGGGGTAACGTCCAGAACGACGGTCGTCACGATAGGTGCTGAGGAGCTGGCTAATGTCTCGATCGTCAGCTTCGGTGATTATATTATCAAAAGTGAAGATACGCTGGATAGTCTAATCGAAGGGACCACGGCTGATACGACCGAAAGTGTCTTGTTGCCACGGAGTGGTGTCGTCGTCAATGGGTTACAGGATTACGTCACGGTTTTACTACCGAAAACGGCACAAAGTGGACTGGTGGATGGTAGTTTCGGTAACATCGCGATGATCGATGGGTGAAGGGACAGTGTAGTTTCTCTAAGGCATTGTAATATAAACTCTAAAAAGTATTTTATAAAGCAATTTGTGTAAAACTTGAGATTTTGTGTATGTATTTCGTCTTGATTCTTTCGATGTATAAGTTATTGCTTACTTTTAATAAGGATATGCTGCTTTCGATAACTATGTTGTGTAAAGATAACGTTTAAAACATGTCTCGATGAATGCCGTCGTTGCTACCAGTTCTGAGTAATTTCTCCACAACCGTTTAAAATGTAAATGCTTCCGCGTCTCAACTGATTCGGTTTCCCGAGTGCTTCACGTGGCGTCCATCAGCTTGAGCAGATTTGTTTTCGCGCTTCGCAAATTGGGATCGAGTCGCAGCGCCGCCCGATACTGTTCCATCGCTTGAGCCTCCCGTTGACCCCACCGATGATAGAGTACGCCCAAGTTAGCCCGATACACGGCATAGTCTGGTCGTGCGGTTATAATCTGCCGATAAAGTGCTTCAGCTGCCTCGTACTGCGCAAGCTTACCGTACGCATTTGCTCGTGTAAACAATATCGCCGTATCGTTTGGGAGAAAACTGAGCGCCACGGTGGATGTTCGGATGATGTCTTCCGTCCGCCCTCGATTGTCGTAAAGAGCCAGAATATTGGCCCACGCTTTGCTGTGGCGGGGGTTTTTCTGAATCGCTTCCCGCCAGTAGCGAAGCGCCATCGTCGAATTATTCATATCGATGTACTGAAAGAGGGAAGAGAGGCGATATTTCGATTATGATCCATTAAAAACAACCCCTTTGTGCACCTACCAAGTTTCCCAAGTTGTACAAACAGTTGGCATAGTTGGGCTTCAGTTCAAGCGCTCGCTGATAGCTTGCAAGGGCGGCGTCGTAGTTCTTTTGCGCAGCCTGTACAATGCCAAGATTCATCCACGCTGAAGGAAAAGGCTCGTGTATTTCAATCGCCCTCCGTAAGTGCTTTTCGGCCGTGAAGAGATCGTGTGTTTCGCGATACAAATTGCCAAGATTCATGTGGGCCGCCTCGTAGTCTGGGTGAAGTTTAATGGCGTGACGATAGAACGCGAAGGCCGTCTCTCGATCGCCCTGATCGGTCGCTAAGCGAGCAATGTTGTAGTACACCTTGGCATTGCGCGGACACACCCGAAGAGCGGAGCGGAACAAAAGATCCTCCGACGTCCATTCATGGGAGCGGGATTGTGTTTTAAGGATAAACATGGTGCAGACGAAGCAAAGCGGGATATAGAAGAGAAGTGAACGCTTGATCAATCGGCGACATCCTGCCGCAACAAGATAACAAAAGCCAATGGATGGAAGATACAACAGTCTTTCGGCTATCACGAATCCAACGCGCACCAGACCGCAAGCAGGTAGAAAAGGTATGATGGTTAGGGCCAAAGAGGCTGTAatttcgttgcgatttgcagTCGATGAACGAATGGCAAGTGTGATGACCAATCCGTAAAACAGTATGACTAGGGAAATTCGATAGTCAAGAATACTTTCTACAAGCGGCACCGAGCCCAATGCCCAATCGAAGCTTAACCAGTCTGGACAGGCCAGCAGCCATAGATTGAGCCAGTAGAGATAACTCTGAGAAAGTATTCTTGTCATGGTGCTGTTGCTCGCCCCGACCGGATTATCCATTCGATGGAATCGTGGGCTTTCAAAGTCCATAATCCACAATCGCAAGGTAAGTGCGATGAAGGAGAGCAACGTCAGCACAGCAACCCTTGCAAGACAGGATCGATACAGGCTAGCTAGATCACGAGCGGAACCACGAAGTGGCCACTTAATTTTCTTTAGCAGATCTATTGCTCCACAAGCGGCGAGAGCGGTTACTCCGGTTTCTTTACAAAGCATCGAAACGCCGGTCAGGGTGAAGAGCAAAGGGTAAACGAAGACACCgaaccgatggccaccgtctACCCAACGCTGGTAGAGCAGAAGCACACTGATGTAGCCAAGGGCCGCAAGTAGATCTGCTCTACCCACTATTCCGACGACGGCTTCGGTGTGCACCGGATGGACGGTGAACAGGAAAGCGGCCCAGAATGCTGTCCGAAATTGACCACTTTCACGAGACAGTGTTTGATAAACCCGCATCACCAGCAGGCAAACCACTGTATGCAGAACAAAGTTCACCTTCTTCATGTGTGCCGCATTGAGGCCAAGATAGCGGC
It includes:
- the LOC128269843 gene encoding uncharacterized protein LOC128269843, which translates into the protein MAALQTCSVAESPLSSLNPEWNNGMESGICRVCLQNAETRSLFDCDSITSQLRYADKVMKCSSVMIYENDNLPDRICLECIVELHTAYRFRMNCDSSDAILQSYLTNRECVESEPSTPGKQEAITCNADGTEEIAIPLDSGVLYTYKPPNGLNVKVISRQKLTQDATDERLKEEAANSGSLVDSWDGAVDPIVDHLDESETDTTDYGYERLLDSSDINILSTGVGILAEQNPGASPAENDNEGYMGQDSNGIQVESPEPVPESQNSLRTIRSIRKTNTPNEGKPTIETVMTQQAADGSGLETVIRVKRNLSTTKQTHLCKICNTTYKYKHALETHLRRHRGDRPYKCEHCDKAFVVPFELRRHVRTHTGQKPYKCRFCDRNYSDFGSKTKHERTHTGERPYKCEFCRKTFSYSHVLSSHLLTHTGVKKYCCTICGKRCTKSHHLKAHLNTHQNYANRKEESGVWISAQDGISPSSDAMLGGALPDCSITKSKTTSSAVILMDPVEQSLVESYVDTTGLDNWTASDDSLSDAPVTDSARRNSLLAHGEACTDAKETVAGVTSRTTVVTIGAEELANVSIVSFGDYIIKSEDTLDSLIEGTTADTTESVLLPRSGVVVNGLQDYVTVLLPKTAQSGLVDGSFGNIAMIDG
- the LOC128271489 gene encoding dual specificity mitogen-activated protein kinase kinase 4-like, with amino-acid sequence MCDEQTPESSPATTPSSGRPFMPLPLDLNADRKKPAKRLTFLGQNVTTSVSDRTRERIRMQAAAGKLQIAPNQTYDFTSDDLLDEGEIGRGAFGAVNRMNFTHTGTVMAVKRIRSTVDEKEQKQLLMDLDVVMKSNGCNTIVTFYGALFKEGDCWICMELMDTSLDKFYKFICECQQNRIPEPILAQITLATVRALNYLKEKLNIIHRDVKPSNILLKRNGDIKLCDFGISGQLVDSIARTKDAGCRPYMAPERIDPQRAKGYDVRSDVWSLGITLMEVATGKFPYPKWGSVFEQLQQVVEGDPPRLSTSSNGMEFSIDFVNFVNTCLIKDERDRPKYGKLLQHAFIQSAEKSDTNVAAYVSEVLESMANNGITQFTTNLPAEGWNESFN
- the LOC128272704 gene encoding protein O-mannosyl-transferase TMTC4, whose protein sequence is MSSHRQQTIVQYAILIAASLLSYGGSLYGTFVFDDSAAIVKNMDVRNVATPLRVLLRHDFWGNNLTDPTSHRSFRPLTVLSYQTESRYLGLNAAHMKKVNFVLHTVVCLLVMRVYQTLSRESGQFRTAFWAAFLFTVHPVHTEAVVGIVGRADLLAALGYISVLLLYQRWVDGGHRFGVFVYPLLFTLTGVSMLCKETGVTALAACGAIDLLKKIKWPLRGSARDLASLYRSCLARVAVLTLLSFIALTLRLWIMDFESPRFHRMDNPVGASNSTMTRILSQSYLYWLNLWLLACPDWLSFDWALGSVPLVESILDYRISLVILFYGLVITLAIRSSTANRNEITASLALTIIPFLPACGLVRVGFVIAERLLYLPSIGFCYLVAAGCRRLIKRSLLFYIPLCFVCTMFILKTQSRSHEWTSEDLLFRSALRVCPRNAKVYYNIARLATDQGDRETAFAFYRHAIKLHPDYEAAHMNLGNLYRETHDLFTAEKHLRRAIEIHEPFPSAWMNLGIVQAAQKNYDAALASYQRALELKPNYANCLYNLGNLYIDMNNSTMALRYWREAIQKNPRHSKAWANILALYDNRGRTEDIIRTSTVALSFLPNDTAILFTRANAYGKLAQYEAAEALYRQIITARPDYAVYRANLGVLYHRWGQREAQAMEQYRAALRLDPNLRSAKTNLLKLMDAT